From the genome of Rhodobacteraceae bacterium Araon29, one region includes:
- the lnt gene encoding apolipoprotein N-acyltransferase: protein MSVFRVFARNYSWSVLVILGLIISTGHAPFSLWPVSLIGLSLFFWLQQNHKLSLKSLFKSGWWLGFGYFLGTLNWLVEPFLVDIATHGWMAPFAVLLMSGSLALFWGTGMSLGGLLGGRLGCALGLGLCEMVRGYLFTGFPWGLLGYIWVDTPIAQLASYFGAYGLTVVTFGFCALLAQSFYVRRKVMDLAALSLLFLVVWLFNNTSQHTHQAPENATVIRLVQPNAPQEKKRDPQFAMIYFQKMLEFSSQAPQPDLIIWPETSLPTAFNFAADLLLQIKEAAQGVPVLVGALRTKEDKIFNSLILVEPQEDAKVVYDKFHLVPFGEYLPFENFLTKIGLGFSSDLFGTGFQNGSGPQVVNLPNVGKIFPLICYEAVFPQDVSAMPERADVIVQVTNDAWFGKFSGPYQHLAQAQMRSIEQGLPMVRVANTGISGLIDPTGRVVKKLELNKSGYIDVALPDGELSTLYSHYGNWTILLLFIVLSMGNFILRIRH from the coding sequence GTGTCGGTGTTTCGAGTATTCGCTAGAAATTACTCTTGGAGCGTACTCGTTATTTTGGGGTTAATCATTTCTACCGGGCATGCACCGTTTTCTCTTTGGCCGGTTTCCTTAATTGGTTTGTCCCTGTTTTTTTGGCTTCAGCAGAATCACAAGCTTTCTTTAAAGAGCCTTTTTAAAAGTGGCTGGTGGCTAGGCTTTGGCTATTTTTTGGGAACTTTGAATTGGCTTGTTGAGCCCTTTTTGGTGGATATCGCAACGCATGGATGGATGGCGCCATTTGCTGTGTTGTTAATGTCAGGCAGCCTGGCTCTTTTCTGGGGCACTGGGATGTCTCTTGGGGGTCTCTTAGGGGGTAGGTTGGGGTGTGCTCTTGGTTTAGGCCTGTGTGAAATGGTACGTGGATATCTGTTCACGGGCTTTCCATGGGGGCTCTTGGGCTATATTTGGGTCGATACACCAATAGCTCAACTGGCCAGTTACTTTGGTGCGTATGGCCTTACGGTGGTTACTTTCGGGTTTTGTGCGCTTCTTGCACAGAGTTTTTATGTTCGCCGGAAAGTTATGGATCTGGCGGCTCTTTCACTTTTATTCTTGGTTGTCTGGCTTTTCAACAACACTAGCCAGCATACTCATCAAGCACCTGAAAATGCTACAGTTATTCGCCTGGTACAACCTAATGCCCCGCAAGAAAAAAAGCGCGACCCCCAATTCGCAATGATTTATTTTCAAAAGATGCTTGAGTTTTCTAGTCAGGCGCCACAGCCAGATTTGATTATCTGGCCCGAAACTTCCTTGCCGACCGCATTTAATTTTGCAGCGGACTTACTTCTTCAGATTAAAGAAGCTGCGCAAGGTGTTCCGGTTTTGGTGGGCGCGCTGCGTACTAAAGAAGATAAAATTTTTAACTCGCTTATTTTGGTTGAACCGCAAGAAGATGCCAAAGTGGTTTATGATAAATTTCACCTCGTTCCCTTCGGCGAGTATCTACCATTTGAAAACTTTCTGACCAAAATTGGCCTTGGGTTCAGTTCTGATCTGTTCGGCACTGGCTTTCAAAATGGTTCTGGTCCCCAGGTGGTGAACCTGCCCAATGTGGGAAAGATTTTTCCGCTGATATGTTACGAGGCCGTGTTTCCTCAGGATGTGTCAGCAATGCCGGAACGCGCGGATGTGATAGTCCAGGTGACAAATGATGCTTGGTTTGGAAAGTTTTCGGGACCATATCAGCATCTGGCACAAGCGCAAATGCGAAGTATCGAGCAGGGGCTGCCAATGGTTCGGGTGGCTAATACTGGCATTTCGGGCTTAATTGACCCAACCGGCCGTGTTGTCAAAAAATTGGAGTTGAATAAATCCGGGTATATTGATGTGGCATTGCCTGATGGTGAACTTTCCACGCTTTACAGTCATTATGGAAACTGGACTATTCTTCTTCTTTTCATTGTTCTTAGCATGGGCAATTTTATTTTGCGCATTAGGCATTGA
- a CDS encoding CBS domain-containing protein, with amino-acid sequence MGDIDGSSRAAQSAQLNEQDRSFWHRTKDWVFARNSNLQNADAEGGRAPSVEPNNQRGMINLRRLQVEDVAIPKAEIVAVSESISKDELVKVFRDSGLTRIPVYSGTLDTPVGMAHLKDFALKYGFQDEADSFDLGPMLRPLLFVPLSMPIGVLLTKMQTERRHMALVIDEYGGVDGLVTIEDLIEQVVGEIEDEHDSDEDTFWTMEKADQYLALAKTPLEDFSSFTQIDFTQGKDIDAEEVETLGGLVFMLAGRVPVRGEVIQHPQGAEFEVVDADPRRVKRLRVRLHGLTKAAE; translated from the coding sequence ATGGGCGACATAGACGGATCCTCTAGAGCAGCGCAAAGCGCGCAGCTCAATGAGCAAGACAGATCATTTTGGCACCGAACGAAAGATTGGGTATTTGCCAGAAATAGTAATTTGCAAAACGCAGATGCAGAGGGTGGTCGAGCGCCTTCTGTAGAGCCAAATAATCAACGCGGCATGATCAATCTAAGACGCTTGCAGGTTGAAGATGTTGCAATCCCCAAAGCGGAAATCGTGGCGGTCTCCGAAAGTATTTCCAAAGACGAGTTGGTCAAGGTTTTCCGCGATAGCGGCCTGACCCGAATACCAGTTTATTCGGGAACATTAGATACCCCGGTTGGAATGGCGCATTTAAAAGATTTTGCACTGAAATATGGGTTTCAAGATGAAGCCGATAGCTTTGATTTGGGGCCTATGTTGCGCCCTCTTCTGTTTGTTCCTTTGTCTATGCCAATTGGCGTTTTGCTAACCAAAATGCAAACCGAAAGACGTCACATGGCCTTGGTCATTGACGAATACGGAGGCGTTGACGGGTTGGTCACTATCGAAGATTTGATCGAGCAAGTGGTAGGTGAGATTGAAGACGAGCACGATTCCGATGAGGATACTTTTTGGACAATGGAAAAAGCCGATCAGTATCTGGCTTTAGCAAAAACACCACTTGAGGACTTTTCCTCTTTTACCCAAATAGATTTCACACAAGGCAAAGACATCGATGCTGAGGAAGTAGAAACATTGGGTGGCTTGGTCTTTATGCTGGCGGGCAGGGTTCCAGTACGGGGTGAGGTGATCCAACACCCGCAAGGCGCTGAGTTTGAGGTGGTAGACGCTGATCCGCGCCGTGTTAAGAGATTACGGGTTAGATTGCACGGCTTAACCAAGGCGGCAGAATAA
- the ybeY gene encoding rRNA maturation RNase YbeY, translating into MPVEIVIEDKRWAAVEFERLCDRAVEAALSNFDLNPSLFTVEILACDDTRIAFLNRDFRGQAKPTNVLSWPSAERAASKDGDAPMLPCVKRDSELGAIAISYDTCACEAVQACKPLADHLLHLVVHATLHLLGYDHQRDQDATLMERIEVRTLGKLGVDNPY; encoded by the coding sequence ATGCCAGTTGAGATAGTAATTGAAGACAAAAGATGGGCTGCTGTTGAATTCGAGAGGCTTTGCGATCGCGCTGTCGAGGCGGCGCTTAGCAATTTCGATCTGAATCCGAGCTTATTCACGGTTGAAATATTGGCGTGTGATGACACGCGGATCGCCTTTCTGAACCGTGATTTCCGCGGCCAAGCTAAGCCGACCAATGTTTTAAGCTGGCCATCAGCCGAGCGCGCTGCATCAAAAGATGGTGATGCGCCGATGTTGCCTTGTGTAAAGAGAGATTCAGAACTGGGAGCTATCGCGATATCTTATGATACCTGTGCGTGTGAGGCTGTCCAAGCCTGCAAGCCTTTGGCAGATCACCTACTGCATTTGGTTGTTCACGCAACCTTGCATTTACTTGGATATGACCATCAGCGTGACCAAGATGCCACGTTAATGGAAAGAATTGAAGTTAGGACACTTGGCAAACTGGGGGTGGATAACCCATATTAG
- a CDS encoding AAA family ATPase, which produces MIDLCGEFDRNLAEIESKLSVQLIRRGNQVAVIGAEEDRQDAVSVLQRLYQRLEMGRSVELGDVDRELRMGSASEHSKAIEKRRTDMSFSDRVEIKTRKKSVEPRTEAQKAYVRAMLSHELAFGIGPAGTGKTYLAVAVAVSKFIAGEVDRIVLSRPAVEAGEKLGYLPGDMKDKVDPYMQPLYDALNDFLPGKQLAKLIEEKRIEIAPLAFMRGRTLSHAFVVLDEAQNTTSMQMKMFLTRLGEGSRMVITGDRTQIDLPRGVNSGLIDAERLLKHLPKISFNYFTSKDVVRHPLVAAIIDAYDRGSD; this is translated from the coding sequence ATGATTGATCTTTGCGGTGAGTTTGATCGCAACCTAGCCGAGATAGAAAGTAAACTTTCAGTACAGCTTATACGTCGCGGCAACCAAGTCGCAGTGATAGGCGCTGAGGAAGACCGCCAAGACGCGGTATCAGTCTTGCAACGGCTTTACCAACGCCTTGAAATGGGGCGTTCCGTAGAGTTAGGGGATGTCGACCGCGAACTGCGGATGGGATCAGCATCAGAACATTCAAAGGCAATTGAAAAAAGACGAACGGATATGTCCTTTTCTGACCGAGTTGAAATAAAAACACGCAAAAAGTCTGTTGAGCCGCGCACAGAGGCACAAAAAGCCTATGTTCGCGCAATGCTGTCGCATGAGCTTGCCTTTGGGATCGGCCCTGCGGGGACAGGGAAAACCTACTTGGCCGTTGCCGTTGCCGTATCTAAGTTTATTGCAGGAGAGGTGGACCGGATTGTTCTAAGCCGGCCTGCGGTGGAAGCGGGCGAGAAGCTGGGCTATTTGCCGGGCGATATGAAAGATAAAGTCGATCCTTATATGCAGCCGCTATATGATGCGTTAAATGATTTCTTGCCTGGCAAGCAATTGGCAAAGCTCATCGAAGAAAAACGTATTGAAATTGCACCTTTGGCATTTATGCGTGGGCGCACTTTGTCACACGCCTTTGTGGTCTTGGATGAAGCCCAGAATACAACCTCAATGCAGATGAAAATGTTTCTGACAAGATTGGGGGAAGGCTCGCGGATGGTTATTACAGGAGATAGAACACAAATAGATTTACCGCGCGGCGTAAATTCTGGTTTGATTGACGCAGAACGTTTATTGAAACATCTACCCAAAATCAGTTTTAATTATTTCACGTCAAAGGATGTGGTAAGGCACCCTCTGGTAGCCGCGATAATTGATGCCTATGATAGGGGATCAGATTGA
- a CDS encoding OmpA family protein, protein MTLILCDTRSVFIGMLLWAITSSNVALAQQNYVPGIWVDPDGCQHWVMDDGAEGYMTPHVTRDGRPVCEKRSLCAELSGDQLFKTDSARLTSASERKLRSFFISAQNFQFVIVGHTDSRASELYNMRLSKSRAIAVAAIGRSVGARILAVQAYGETQPKMSNATAAGMAENRRVEIICVT, encoded by the coding sequence ATGACTCTGATTCTTTGTGACACCCGAAGTGTTTTTATTGGAATGCTTCTGTGGGCAATCACTTCTTCAAATGTTGCTTTGGCGCAGCAGAATTATGTACCAGGGATTTGGGTTGACCCTGATGGATGTCAGCACTGGGTTATGGACGATGGAGCAGAAGGTTACATGACGCCGCATGTGACCAGAGATGGTCGTCCAGTTTGTGAAAAAAGATCTTTATGTGCTGAGTTGTCTGGCGATCAGCTTTTCAAAACTGATAGTGCAAGATTGACGTCTGCTTCAGAGCGCAAGCTTAGAAGTTTTTTTATATCTGCCCAGAATTTCCAATTCGTAATAGTTGGGCATACTGATAGTCGAGCCTCGGAACTTTACAATATGCGGCTGTCTAAATCGCGTGCAATAGCGGTTGCAGCAATTGGAAGATCAGTTGGAGCCAGGATTTTAGCAGTTCAAGCCTACGGTGAAACGCAACCAAAAATGTCTAATGCAACAGCTGCTGGCATGGCGGAAAATCGCCGCGTAGAAATTATTTGTGTGACTTAG
- the miaB gene encoding tRNA (N6-isopentenyl adenosine(37)-C2)-methylthiotransferase MiaB — protein sequence MSTSKKVFVKTYGCQMNVYDSERMVEALGSKGYEQTTKPEDADMILLNTCHIREKAAEKVYSELGRFKELKAEKPNLKIGVAGCVAQAEGEEIMRRQPMVDLVVGPQSYHRLPELEAKLENGGKSIETDFPEEDKFTILKDRPKGKRAPSAFLTVQEGCDKFCAFCVVPYTRGAEVSRPAEQILSEARGLVERGVREITLLGQNVNAYHGIGAKGAEWSLARLIWALDEIDGLQRIRFTTSHPNDMADDLIEAHATCTKLMPYLHLPVQSGSNKILKRMNRSHSAESYLKLIEKIREARPDILLSGDFIVGFPEETEEDFEDTMDLIKEVKYGQAFSFKYSTRPGTPAAERKQVPESLKTERLRRLQALIATQQSEIQDQMVGRTVSVLFEKKGRFDGQMVGKSEYLHAVHVTSNDVAIGSLEQVRITKSKVNSLTGELI from the coding sequence ATGAGCACGTCAAAAAAAGTATTTGTAAAGACATATGGCTGTCAAATGAATGTTTATGATAGCGAACGTATGGTCGAAGCGCTGGGCAGCAAGGGGTATGAACAAACCACGAAGCCTGAAGATGCAGATATGATTTTGCTGAACACCTGCCATATTCGCGAAAAAGCTGCAGAAAAGGTATATTCAGAACTGGGCCGGTTCAAAGAGCTCAAAGCCGAAAAGCCTAATCTAAAAATCGGTGTCGCCGGATGTGTTGCTCAGGCGGAGGGTGAAGAAATAATGCGCCGCCAGCCAATGGTTGATTTGGTGGTTGGTCCCCAGAGTTATCACCGCTTACCTGAGCTTGAAGCAAAACTGGAAAATGGCGGTAAATCAATAGAGACGGATTTTCCGGAAGAAGACAAGTTCACAATTCTAAAAGATCGGCCAAAAGGCAAACGAGCACCGAGTGCTTTTTTGACGGTTCAAGAGGGCTGTGATAAATTTTGTGCGTTTTGTGTAGTGCCATATACTCGGGGAGCAGAAGTATCGCGGCCGGCTGAGCAGATTTTGTCTGAAGCAAGAGGATTGGTCGAGCGAGGTGTGCGAGAGATCACCTTGTTAGGGCAAAACGTGAATGCCTACCATGGTATTGGTGCAAAGGGTGCAGAATGGTCATTAGCTCGCCTGATCTGGGCCCTAGATGAAATAGATGGCTTGCAGCGCATACGTTTTACGACCAGTCACCCCAATGACATGGCTGATGATTTAATCGAGGCACATGCAACTTGCACCAAGTTGATGCCGTATTTGCATCTTCCAGTGCAATCAGGGTCAAACAAGATTTTGAAACGCATGAACCGCTCACATAGTGCCGAAAGTTATCTCAAACTTATTGAAAAAATCCGTGAAGCGAGACCAGACATTTTACTTTCGGGTGATTTTATAGTGGGTTTTCCGGAAGAGACAGAGGAAGATTTTGAAGATACGATGGATTTGATCAAAGAGGTTAAATATGGCCAGGCCTTTTCGTTTAAATATTCAACGCGCCCGGGGACGCCCGCTGCTGAGCGCAAACAAGTTCCAGAGAGTTTAAAAACTGAAAGATTACGTCGACTGCAAGCTTTGATTGCGACGCAGCAGAGTGAAATACAGGACCAGATGGTAGGACGCACTGTCAGTGTACTCTTTGAAAAAAAAGGTCGCTTTGATGGTCAAATGGTCGGTAAGTCCGAATATTTGCATGCTGTCCATGTGACATCAAATGACGTCGCAATTGGCTCTTTGGAGCAAGTACGAATCACCAAAAGTAAAGTGAACTCGTTAACTGGAGAGCTCATTTGA
- a CDS encoding SDR family oxidoreductase, whose translation MTGQLSGKRGLIMGVANERSIAWGIAKSMHEAGAELAFTYQGEAFGKRLAPLAASVGSDFMVDVDVTDDVSLETAFDQLADRWPTIDFLVHAIAYSDKSELTGRFINTSRENFKNSLDISAYSFVEVARRAYPLMQENGGTLLTLSYQGSNRVTPFYNVMGVAKAALEATTRYLANDLGRDGIRVNAISPGPMKTLAGAAIGGARKTYKFTDQNAPLGSNATLEAVGGTAVYLASEAGAFTTGEIIRVDGGVHILGMPQADNL comes from the coding sequence ATGACTGGACAGTTATCAGGCAAACGCGGTTTGATTATGGGGGTTGCCAACGAACGCTCAATCGCTTGGGGAATTGCAAAATCTATGCATGAAGCAGGCGCTGAGTTGGCATTTACATACCAAGGCGAAGCCTTTGGCAAGCGGCTTGCGCCACTGGCCGCTTCAGTTGGATCAGATTTCATGGTGGATGTCGATGTGACGGACGACGTTTCGCTGGAGACTGCTTTTGATCAACTAGCCGACCGCTGGCCCACAATTGATTTTTTGGTGCATGCCATTGCCTATTCGGACAAAAGCGAATTGACCGGTCGTTTCATCAACACCAGTCGGGAAAACTTCAAAAACTCTCTAGATATTTCTGCGTATTCCTTTGTCGAGGTGGCCAGGCGGGCCTATCCGCTGATGCAGGAAAACGGAGGCACTTTACTGACACTAAGCTATCAAGGTTCAAACCGGGTGACACCGTTTTACAATGTGATGGGAGTCGCCAAAGCCGCTCTTGAAGCGACCACGAGATATCTAGCCAATGACTTGGGCCGGGATGGAATTCGGGTCAATGCAATCTCTCCTGGACCAATGAAAACATTAGCCGGTGCCGCGATTGGTGGAGCGCGCAAGACATATAAGTTTACTGATCAAAATGCGCCTTTGGGATCAAACGCAACGCTTGAAGCGGTCGGCGGTACGGCTGTTTATCTTGCGTCAGAAGCAGGTGCATTTACTACTGGTGAAATCATCCGAGTCGACGGTGGAGTCCATATTTTGGGAATGCCGCAAGCAGACAATCTTTAA
- the fabB gene encoding beta-ketoacyl-ACP synthase I yields MRRVVITGLGVVSSIGNNATEVLASLKAGKSGITANADMQEHGFRSQVAGSVDLDIREHVDKRVLRFMGPGAAYAFLSMQQAIADAGLEESDVSNPRTGLVAGSGGPSTSAMLAAHQVVLKSGAPKRIGPFAVPKCMSSTISANLSTAHKIKGINYSITSACSTSLHCIGNAAEQIMLGKQDVMFAGGGEELDWTLSCLFDAMGAMSSKYNDTPERASRAFDRDRDGFVISGGGGIIVLEDLEHAKARGAKIYAEVTGYGATSDGHDMVAPSGEGGERAMRAALSSLPNGRQVGYINAHGTSTPVGDVGEIEAVRRVFYEGNVPLVSSTKSMTGHSQGATGAQEAIYCLLMLEHDFIAPSINVENLDPALQPSEIATSLVEKANLDTVMTNSFGFGGTNGSMLLSKYQG; encoded by the coding sequence ATGCGCCGAGTGGTCATCACTGGACTAGGGGTTGTTTCCTCTATCGGAAATAATGCGACAGAAGTACTTGCCAGCCTCAAGGCGGGAAAGTCTGGCATTACTGCCAATGCAGACATGCAAGAGCATGGCTTTCGCAGTCAGGTTGCAGGGTCGGTTGATCTAGATATACGTGAGCATGTTGACAAGCGGGTCTTACGGTTCATGGGACCGGGCGCAGCCTATGCTTTTCTGTCTATGCAACAAGCAATTGCCGATGCTGGTTTGGAGGAAAGCGATGTTTCCAATCCCCGTACTGGATTGGTTGCCGGTTCTGGCGGGCCATCAACAAGCGCAATGCTGGCCGCGCATCAAGTTGTCCTAAAATCGGGCGCCCCGAAACGCATTGGACCTTTTGCAGTGCCGAAATGCATGTCCTCCACGATTTCAGCAAACCTTTCGACAGCCCATAAAATCAAAGGTATCAATTATTCGATTACCTCAGCCTGCTCCACATCCCTGCATTGCATTGGCAATGCAGCGGAACAGATAATGTTAGGCAAACAGGATGTGATGTTTGCAGGCGGTGGAGAAGAATTGGATTGGACCCTGTCCTGTTTATTCGATGCTATGGGCGCAATGTCGAGCAAATATAATGATACGCCAGAGCGTGCCTCTCGGGCATTTGACAGGGACCGTGATGGATTTGTGATTTCCGGTGGGGGCGGCATTATTGTGCTTGAAGACCTAGAGCATGCAAAAGCGCGCGGCGCTAAAATCTATGCAGAAGTGACCGGATATGGTGCAACCTCGGATGGCCATGATATGGTTGCCCCTTCTGGTGAAGGTGGCGAGCGCGCGATGCGCGCAGCCTTGAGCAGCCTGCCCAATGGGCGTCAAGTTGGCTATATTAATGCCCACGGCACATCGACCCCAGTTGGAGATGTCGGCGAGATAGAGGCAGTTCGACGTGTTTTTTACGAGGGCAACGTGCCATTGGTCAGTTCCACCAAGTCAATGACCGGTCATAGTCAAGGGGCAACCGGAGCACAGGAAGCAATTTATTGTCTTTTGATGCTCGAGCATGATTTCATTGCACCCTCGATTAATGTCGAAAATTTGGACCCAGCCTTGCAGCCTTCAGAAATTGCGACCAGCTTGGTTGAAAAAGCCAATTTAGATACGGTTATGACAAATAGTTTTGGCTTTGGAGGCACCAACGGATCAATGTTGCTGTCAAAATACCAGGGATAA
- the fabA gene encoding bifunctional 3-hydroxydecanoyl-ACP dehydratase/trans-2-decenoyl-ACP isomerase has product MANFPTSFDKEDLLKCARGELFGPGNAQLPEPPMLMMDRITEISQDGGDHGKGHVIAEFDLTPDLWFFDCHFPGNPIMPGCLGLDGLWQLTGFNLGWRGWKGRGYALGVGEVKLTGMVRPDRKMLKYFVHFSKAIQTRRLTMGVADGRVEADGETIYQVKDMKVALSES; this is encoded by the coding sequence ATGGCTAATTTTCCCACCAGTTTTGATAAAGAAGACTTGCTGAAATGTGCAAGGGGGGAATTATTTGGCCCCGGAAATGCGCAGCTTCCAGAACCCCCAATGTTGATGATGGATCGCATCACAGAAATTAGCCAGGATGGCGGGGACCATGGGAAAGGCCATGTTATTGCCGAGTTTGATCTAACCCCCGATCTTTGGTTTTTTGACTGCCATTTTCCCGGCAATCCAATTATGCCGGGGTGCTTGGGCCTAGATGGACTATGGCAGTTGACTGGATTTAATCTCGGTTGGCGGGGTTGGAAGGGCCGTGGATATGCTTTGGGCGTCGGCGAGGTGAAACTCACAGGTATGGTCCGGCCAGATCGCAAGATGCTAAAGTATTTTGTTCATTTTTCAAAAGCCATTCAAACCCGCAGGTTGACCATGGGTGTAGCAGATGGCCGGGTTGAGGCCGATGGTGAAACCATTTATCAAGTCAAAGACATGAAGGTGGCTTTGTCGGAAAGCTAA
- a CDS encoding transcriptional repressor: protein MTSASILKASRWLSKANLRPTRQRLALAEALIGDGNHRHVTAESLFENVQHLGNKVSLATVYNTLRVFCDSGLMQEVTVDGSKSYFDTNTHDHPHFYWEDDGKLTDAPADQLKIKEIPLAPEGAEISSVDVIIRLRKKTK, encoded by the coding sequence ATGACTTCAGCCTCAATCCTAAAAGCAAGCCGCTGGCTCTCGAAAGCCAACCTACGCCCAACCCGCCAAAGGTTAGCTCTTGCAGAAGCGCTTATTGGAGATGGAAATCATCGCCATGTGACGGCAGAAAGCCTATTTGAAAATGTCCAGCACCTGGGCAACAAGGTCTCTTTGGCCACCGTTTACAATACTTTGCGGGTTTTTTGTGACAGCGGATTGATGCAAGAAGTGACAGTAGACGGATCGAAAAGCTATTTTGACACAAACACCCATGACCATCCGCATTTTTACTGGGAAGATGACGGTAAGCTCACCGATGCTCCCGCTGATCAGCTAAAAATCAAAGAAATTCCACTGGCTCCCGAAGGCGCTGAGATCAGCTCAGTAGATGTCATCATTCGGTTACGTAAAAAAACAAAATAA
- a CDS encoding zinc-binding dehydrogenase has translation MRTIVYRRFGPASQVLTLEQCPTPSPQTGEVLVRIELSGANPSDVKSRAGIRPGVTKPAYDLVIPHSDGAGTIEAVGAGVDENRVGERVWVWNGQWGRAFGTAAEYIALPAEQAVQMPENMTFESGATLGIPGLTAAHCVFGGGDVKHQTVLISGGAGSVAHNAIQLAKWGGARVIATASPGGFDRVKEAGADHVLDYRAPDLAKQISAIEPNGIDRAVEVEFGLNAELLGRVMRPSGTIAAYGSALEMNPVFPFGPYLFKAITVDIVLVYILEPSQRANAINKLHDAFADGALNPAVHEIYPLQDCVKAHEQIERGGRSGAVLLAP, from the coding sequence ATGCGTACAATTGTTTATCGCCGGTTTGGTCCAGCGAGCCAGGTCCTGACGCTAGAACAATGTCCAACCCCGTCGCCGCAAACTGGCGAAGTATTGGTCAGAATTGAGCTGTCAGGAGCAAACCCCTCTGACGTTAAATCACGCGCTGGTATCCGGCCCGGTGTCACCAAGCCTGCATATGATTTGGTCATCCCACATTCCGACGGCGCTGGTACCATCGAAGCTGTGGGCGCGGGGGTGGATGAAAACCGCGTGGGGGAGCGGGTTTGGGTCTGGAACGGGCAATGGGGGCGGGCTTTTGGGACTGCTGCGGAATATATCGCCCTGCCTGCAGAGCAAGCGGTTCAAATGCCTGAAAACATGACTTTTGAAAGCGGCGCAACCTTGGGCATCCCCGGACTGACCGCTGCGCATTGTGTTTTTGGCGGGGGTGACGTCAAACACCAGACCGTTTTAATCTCGGGCGGCGCTGGCTCGGTGGCGCATAATGCGATTCAATTGGCAAAATGGGGCGGCGCGCGCGTGATTGCAACCGCATCCCCGGGCGGCTTTGATCGTGTCAAAGAAGCAGGCGCGGATCATGTGCTTGATTACCGCGCACCCGATCTTGCCAAGCAGATTTCTGCTATTGAACCCAATGGCATAGACCGCGCGGTCGAGGTGGAATTTGGCCTAAATGCCGAACTTTTGGGGCGCGTTATGCGGCCCTCAGGCACCATTGCCGCTTATGGATCAGCACTTGAAATGAACCCTGTTTTTCCCTTTGGGCCGTATTTGTTTAAAGCCATCACTGTGGATATCGTTCTGGTCTATATTCTAGAGCCCTCGCAGCGTGCAAATGCGATCAACAAGCTGCATGATGCCTTTGCTGATGGAGCATTAAATCCGGCAGTGCACGAGATTTATCCACTTCAGGACTGTGTCAAAGCCCATGAACAGATCGAGCGCGGCGGCCGCAGCGGGGCGGTTTTACTGGCCCCCTAA